In one Candidatus Nitrospira nitrificans genomic region, the following are encoded:
- the purN gene encoding phosphoribosylglycinamide formyltransferase has translation MSTSRTTPLRVAVLASGRGSNLQSVIDAIEAGQVQARIVAVISNKKDAVALERARKHRLADIFVDPKPFAGRPDSREAYDRSLLEILQQHDVELVLLAGYMKIVTAVLVNAYANRMMNIHPSLLPSFPGLDVQKKAIDWGCKLAGCTVHFVTEGVDEGPIIIQAAVPVLDDDTPETLAARILMQEHKIYPRAVQLFAERRLRVDGRRVLIDAAKPDGEAIISAT, from the coding sequence ATGTCGACTAGCCGAACGACTCCGTTGCGGGTGGCGGTATTGGCGTCCGGACGAGGCTCAAATCTACAGTCCGTCATCGATGCGATCGAAGCAGGGCAGGTGCAAGCGCGGATTGTCGCCGTCATCAGCAATAAGAAAGACGCGGTTGCATTGGAACGGGCGCGGAAGCACAGGCTGGCCGATATTTTCGTCGATCCGAAACCCTTTGCCGGACGACCGGATAGTCGTGAAGCGTACGATCGGTCACTATTGGAAATACTTCAACAACATGATGTCGAACTCGTCTTGCTCGCCGGTTACATGAAAATCGTCACGGCAGTGCTGGTCAATGCCTATGCCAACCGCATGATGAACATTCATCCCTCCCTGCTGCCGTCCTTTCCTGGATTGGACGTGCAGAAGAAGGCCATTGATTGGGGCTGCAAGTTGGCCGGATGTACGGTGCATTTTGTGACAGAAGGCGTGGATGAAGGGCCGATCATCATCCAAGCAGCTGTGCCGGTTCTGGACGATGACACACCCGAAACACTCGCCGCCAGAATCCTTATGCAAGAACACAAAATCTATCCCCGCGCTGTACAACTGTTTGCGGAACGACGACTTCGTGTCGACGGCCGTCGTGTGTTGATTGACGCTGCAAAGCCGGACGGCGAGGCGATCATCAGCGCAACATAG
- a CDS encoding DUF72 domain-containing protein, which produces MPLSPLIRFGTSTWTYEGWQGQIYQRQYAKTTFARECLGEYCQYLYNGEPLFRTVGNDSAFYRPPTTNQLSHYLKQIPEDFEMCFKVWEEITIPGFASHVRYGIKAGQPNLRFLDAKLFTDLVLAPYREAKFEPHLGPFIFEFQRHSLTTDEFCSRLDRFFGQLPNDFRYAVEIRHAGLLGPGYRKVLESHGVGHVYNHWSYMPPLQQQHMRMEERFTAPFTVIRLLTPLNISHEAAVKRAAPYNKIVEVLPRMRNETVHLIKQAVRENRRIYVLVNNRTEGNAPLTVQAIAAQC; this is translated from the coding sequence ATGCCTCTCTCGCCCTTGATTCGATTCGGCACATCCACATGGACCTATGAGGGCTGGCAAGGTCAGATTTATCAGCGGCAGTACGCCAAGACGACTTTTGCGAGGGAATGTCTAGGAGAGTATTGTCAATATCTCTACAACGGCGAACCGCTCTTTCGCACGGTCGGCAACGATTCCGCCTTCTACCGCCCTCCCACGACGAACCAACTGAGCCACTATCTCAAGCAGATTCCCGAAGACTTCGAGATGTGTTTCAAGGTCTGGGAGGAAATCACCATTCCTGGTTTTGCGAGTCACGTTCGCTACGGCATCAAGGCCGGACAGCCAAATCTCCGTTTTCTCGACGCCAAGCTATTCACCGATCTGGTTCTGGCACCATACCGTGAAGCCAAATTCGAGCCGCACCTGGGGCCGTTCATCTTTGAGTTTCAAAGGCACAGCCTGACCACCGACGAGTTCTGCTCACGGTTGGATCGGTTCTTCGGTCAGCTGCCGAATGATTTTCGATATGCGGTCGAAATCCGCCATGCAGGCTTGCTCGGGCCGGGCTACCGGAAGGTCTTAGAGAGTCACGGCGTGGGACATGTCTACAATCACTGGTCCTACATGCCACCGTTGCAGCAACAGCACATGCGGATGGAAGAACGTTTCACAGCACCGTTCACCGTAATCCGTCTACTCACGCCGCTCAACATAAGTCACGAAGCAGCAGTAAAACGAGCGGCACCCTACAATAAGATCGTGGAAGTATTGCCTCGGATGCGGAATGAGACTGTGCATCTCATCAAGCAGGCAGTTCGTGAGAATCGACGAATCTATGTGTTGGTGAACAATCGAACAGAGGGCAATGCGCCATTGACGGTGCAGGCCATCGCTGCTCAGTGTTGA
- the smbP gene encoding small metal-binding protein SmbP, whose translation MTSTLYRGIVIVALATFAGVPMLNAQPSPAGNVKDAVAHAKEAVDHGKQGHADALVTHAEKSRNYAERGGKNPHLNEAITHLNEAIEHGKAGHADVATQHAETALTHLTEVK comes from the coding sequence ATGACCAGTACACTCTACCGCGGTATCGTTATAGTTGCGCTCGCAACGTTCGCTGGTGTGCCTATGTTGAACGCTCAGCCATCCCCAGCCGGTAACGTGAAGGACGCCGTCGCGCACGCGAAGGAAGCAGTGGATCATGGCAAGCAGGGTCATGCCGATGCGCTTGTGACCCATGCGGAAAAGTCGCGGAACTATGCCGAGAGGGGAGGCAAAAACCCCCATTTGAACGAAGCGATTACGCACCTGAACGAAGCCATTGAACATGGCAAGGCGGGCCACGCCGACGTCGCCACGCAGCATGCCGAAACTGCCCTCACCCACCTGACTGAAGTCAAATAG
- a CDS encoding Hpt domain-containing protein gives MHGSQPEPTGQLAVEISRDLENIVPTFLENRMKDVRTLRNALSTQDFRTVQTLGHRMKGDGGGFGFDRITEIGDAMERAAKLEDGSTIEQQIAQLEHFLKRVVVIYR, from the coding sequence ATGCACGGCTCACAGCCCGAACCAACAGGCCAACTCGCGGTGGAAATTAGTCGTGACTTGGAAAATATTGTCCCGACCTTCTTGGAAAACCGGATGAAGGATGTCCGGACCCTTCGAAACGCGCTGAGCACGCAAGACTTCAGGACCGTTCAGACTCTAGGCCATCGGATGAAAGGCGATGGAGGCGGATTCGGGTTCGATCGAATTACTGAAATCGGAGACGCGATGGAACGCGCGGCAAAACTAGAGGATGGCTCAACGATCGAACAGCAGATCGCACAGCTGGAACACTTCCTCAAACGTGTGGTCGTTATCTATCGCTGA